From Pseudothermotoga thermarum DSM 5069, a single genomic window includes:
- the rplO gene encoding 50S ribosomal protein L15, translating into MRLEDLRPTPGAVKERKRVGRGKSSGHGRTCGRGHKGQKARGTGKVHPWFEGGQTPLHRRLPKIGFKSFTHKEYAIVNLKTLEEKFQANEEVTPERLLEMGIIKKIKDGVKILGDGDLTKPLIVRAHAFSEKAKKAIEAVGGKAEVI; encoded by the coding sequence ATGAGGTTGGAGGATCTCAGACCAACACCGGGTGCTGTTAAAGAAAGAAAAAGAGTCGGAAGAGGAAAAAGTTCTGGTCATGGAAGAACATGCGGAAGAGGTCACAAGGGACAAAAAGCACGCGGTACAGGTAAAGTGCATCCCTGGTTCGAAGGTGGTCAAACACCTTTGCATAGAAGGTTGCCAAAAATTGGTTTCAAAAGCTTCACACATAAGGAATATGCTATAGTTAATCTCAAAACTTTGGAGGAAAAGTTCCAAGCAAATGAAGAAGTCACTCCTGAACGCCTTTTGGAAATGGGGATAATCAAGAAGATCAAAGATGGCGTTAAAATACTCGGAGATGGCGATTTGACAAAGCCTCTCATAGTCAGAGCCCATGCGTTCAGCGAGAAAGCAAAGAAGGCAATAGAAGCCGTAGGTGGCAAAGCTGAGGTGATTTAG
- the rpmD gene encoding 50S ribosomal protein L30, translating into MAKLEIELVKSPIGYKPDQRSTVKALGLRKIRDKVVKDDTPQIRGMIEKIKHLVRVREIEKGE; encoded by the coding sequence ATGGCTAAGCTCGAGATAGAACTTGTGAAAAGTCCTATTGGTTATAAACCCGATCAAAGAAGCACAGTTAAAGCCCTGGGACTTAGGAAAATACGTGACAAAGTTGTTAAAGATGATACTCCACAAATCAGAGGGATGATAGAAAAGATTAAGCATCTGGTGAGAGTCAGAGAAATAGAGAAGGGGGAATAA
- the rpsE gene encoding 30S ribosomal protein S5: MEQILEEEIERQESSEIEERIVEIRRTAKVTKGGKTLSFRVLAVVGNRKGKVGIGIGKAREVPDAIKKAIAAAKASMIEVPLYKHTIPHETEAKQDASRVLIKPAAPGTGIIAGAVVRAVLELAGVRNALTKSLGSTNPVNLAIATIKALQNLVPPDKAAKLRDVSISQVLYGQGGRKNG; this comes from the coding sequence ATGGAGCAAATTCTTGAAGAAGAAATTGAAAGACAAGAATCGTCTGAAATAGAAGAAAGAATAGTTGAAATAAGAAGAACAGCAAAAGTTACCAAGGGTGGAAAGACTCTTAGTTTTAGAGTCCTTGCCGTTGTTGGAAACAGAAAAGGGAAAGTGGGAATAGGAATAGGAAAAGCTAGGGAAGTACCAGATGCCATAAAGAAAGCCATCGCAGCTGCAAAAGCTTCAATGATAGAAGTTCCTCTTTACAAACACACAATTCCACACGAGACAGAAGCAAAGCAGGATGCCTCAAGAGTTTTGATAAAACCTGCTGCACCTGGTACTGGAATAATCGCTGGAGCAGTCGTAAGAGCAGTTCTTGAGCTTGCCGGAGTACGAAATGCTTTGACTAAATCTCTCGGTTCAACGAATCCTGTTAACCTGGCAATTGCCACGATTAAAGCTTTGCAAAACTTGGTGCCACCAGATAAAGCAGCAAAACTTAGGGATGTTTCAATAAGTCAAGTATTGTATGGCCAGGGAGGTCGTAAAAATGGCTAA